CTCTTTCATCGGGGCGAGCGCCTGCGCGAACAGCTCGGGCAGCCTCTCGGGCTTGCGCCAGCCGAGCATGCCGCCGCTCAGCGCGTCGGGCGCGTCGGAGAAGGCGGCGGCCAGCCTCGCGAAGCTCTCGCCGCCTTCGAGCTGCTTGCGGATCTCCTCGCCTCGCAGCCGCTGCCGCTCGATCTGCTCGGGGCTCGCGCCCTCGGGCACCCGCAGCAGGATCTGCGCGACCCGGTACTCGGCGCTCCCGGGCTGGCTTTCCTGCGAGGCGAGATAGGCGTCGATGTCGGCCTCGCTGACCTGCACCTTCGAGTCGACCTCGCGCTCGCGCAGCCGGGCCCTCAGGATCTCGCCGCGGATGTCCTCGCGAAAGCGCGCGAAACTCTGCCCCTCGCGCTCGACGCGCTCGCGCAGCTGCGCCACGCTCAGCTTGTTCTCCTGTGCGATGCCCGCGATCGCCCGGTCGAGCTGCTGCTCGTCGACGCGGATGCCGTAGTCGCGCGCGAGCTGCAGCTGCGCCCGGTCGACGATCATCCGCTCGAGCAGCTGGCGAAGCAGCACGTCGCGCGGCGGCAGCTCGGTGCCCTGGCGCCGAAGCTGGGCCGAGACCAGCTCGGCGCGCCGTTCGAGCTCGCGCAGCGTGATGACGTCGTCGTTGACCACCGCGACGACCCGGTCGAGCTCGCGGATCCCGCCCGCCCCGCCATTGCCGGGTGCGGGCGATGCCTGCCCGGCCGCGCCAGGGGAAGACGTGGCCGCCGGGGAAGGCGCCGCCGGCGATTGCGAAGCCGCGCCGGGCAGGCGCAGGCCGGAGCCGCCCTCGGTCGGCGCGCGCAGCTGCGCGCTCGCCGCGGACGCGAGCATCGCGAAAGCGAGGGCCGCGATGACCGGGCGCAAGGCACCCGGCAGGGACAGGCGATGTTTCATTCGTATCCGAAGTAGCGCGAGGTCGCGCCCGGCGTCACGTCCGGCACGCGGAAACCGGGAATGTTCCGGCGCAGTATATCGAAGGGGTCGGAGCCGATCCTGCCCAGGCCCTTGAGCTCGAGCTGGAAGAAGAGCGCGGTGGTGGCCGTGTCCACGCCGGTCGTGTAGCGCTGCAGGACCACCCGGGAAATCCAGCAGCAGGCGTCGTACTCCACCCCCAGCACGCTCTCGACGATGCCGCGCTGGTTCGGGATGCGACTGACCGGGTCGACGCCGCGGTCGAGGAAGGAGTAGTTGAGCCGGCCCATCGACATCCATCGCCCCGACAGCGGCCAGCGCCAGGAGGTGTCGAACTGCCCGATCTCCTCGCGCCGATAGCGGGTGCCCACGTTGAGCACCTGCCCCTCCTTGGGCAGCCATCTCCAGACCGCGCTGAACCTGGGCACCCTCGAGCTCTCGACGCTGTACTGCAGGCCGGTGTCGAAGCTCATCCCCGGGGCCAGCTGACCGCCGGCGGCGAGCAGGATGTCCGAACGGCCGTCGGTCAGCGGCACGCCGCCGGGAAGGGTCACGCGCTGGTCCGAGAAATAGACGCGCTGGCCGACCGCGAAGCGCAGCCGCTCGGCGCCGGTCGCGGGCTCGACCAGCCTGGAAACGGCCGCCGCGGTCAGCTGGTTCACGTCGGCGATCCGGTCGTGGCCGACGAAGGTGTTCTCGGAGAACAGCTGCGCGAAGCTGAAATCGGTGGTCGCCGCATCGAACACCGGGAACTCGGTCTGGTCGCGGTACGGCGTGCGCGCGTAGAACAGCCGCGGCTCGAGCGTCTGCGTGACCTCGCGGTCGAAGAACCGGGTGCTTCGCTCGAAGACCAGCCCGGCATCGACCGAGAAGGTCGGCACGACGCGGGTCAGCGACGTGTCGAACACGCCGTTGCGATCGAGCTGGTACGCGCTCGCGTGCAGCGACACCTTCGGCACGATCGACCAGCCCGGCCTCACGATCGGCCAGCTCACCTGCGGGTTCGCGAAGAAGCGCCAGCCCTGCGCGCCGGTCGGCGTGGGCGCGGCGAACTGCGTGGCCTCGATCGTCGTGTCCACGTCGAATCCGGCGACGTCGCGCTTCACCTGTCGAAGCTGCACGCGGGGCACCCGCTCGTACGGGCCGGGCCTCGCGTCGAGGATGGGCTGCCACTTCTGCACGTCGAACAGCATCGACCAGTCGGCCCCGAGGCTGCGCGAGGCGAAGAAGTGCTGCGGCAGCACCCGGTCGGCGGAGGTCAGGATCGATCGCGAGTAGTCGACGAAATAGTTGTCGTCGGACACGCCGCGCACGTTCCAGCCGCCGCTCCAGCCGGCATAGCCCGAGAAGCCGTGGCGCAACCCGTAGTAATGCCGCGATTCGCCGGTGACCAGGTCGTTCGGGTTCACCTCGAAGTCGATCTGGCCGCTGTAGCGCCGCTCGAGGTACCTGAACTCTCCGCCGATCTGCGCGCCGCGCTTCGTGCTCAGGCGCGGATAGAGGGTGAAGTCGCGGTTCGGCGCGATGTTCCAGTAGTAGGGCGCCACGACGTCGAAGCCGGTGCGCGAATTGATCGACAGCGTCGGCGGCAGGAACCCGCTCTTGCGCTCGTCGCCCAGCGGGAAGGCGAACACCGGCAACGCGAGGATCTTCATGCCCATGAAGCTCAGACTCGCCGACCGGCCGGTGCCCTCGCCCTCGGCCTCGTCGAGGGTCAGCGTGCGGGCCTGCAGGATCCAGTCGGGATCGTCGGGCTCGCAGGTGGTGTAGCTGGCCCCGATGAAGCGGGTCCGGTCGGGCCCCAGGAATTCGATCAGGTCGGCGCGCCCGCGGCCCCGGTACTGCGGCAGGTAGTAGGCCGGCGACGCGAAGCTGCCCTCGTTCGTGTCGAGCTTCAGCCTGAGCTGCGGCCCCGCGAAGACGTTGCCGTCCCGGGTGATCCTCACGTTGCCGACCGCGAACACCTCCTCGTCGGCGTCGTACCAGGTGATCCGGTCGGCGCGCAGCACGGTGCCGGCCTGCCGGAGCTCGGCATCGCCCTCGATCGTGGTGTCGCGGCCGGTGCGGCCGGTCAGGCGCTCGCCGCTGCCGTAGACCGGGCGGCCCTCGCGGACCGCGGCGCGCGATTCGTCGAGCCGGCTCTCGAACTGCAGGCGCAAGGGCCGATCGGCAGCGCCGGCCCCGGCGGCTTGCGCGTGCGAAGCGGGCGGAATCGCGACGACGAAAGCGCCCGCCAGGCCGGCCGCGCCGAGCAGGCGGGCCGACGGCATGCGGCGTTTTCGGGGGGCAGGCTTCTGTCGGCGACCCATTCGGAAGGAAGGCGCCTGACGGAGTACGGCGCGCGACCCCGCCGCGGTGCAGGCAGCGGGTCGTCTTATTATACGGATCACGATGAATTCCCGAGCCGCCTCCACCTCTGCCGAAACCGGGCAGGACGCCCGCCTCGACCTGCTGCGCGAGTGGCTCGCCGGCATGGCCGGCCGCCGCGACCTCGCACTGGACTCGATCCGGCCCGCGTCGAACGATGCGAGCTTTCGCCGCTACTTCCGCGTCGATGCCGGCGCCGGCAGCCTGATCGCGATGGACGCGCCGCCGCCCCAGGAAGACTGCCGGCCCTTCGTGCACGCCGCGCGCGTGTTCGGAGAGGCCGGCCTGCGCGTGCCGGCGGTGCTCGAGGCCGACCTCGAGCGCGGCTTCCTGCTGCTCGAGGACTTCGGCGGCGAAACGCTGCTCGACCGGCTGCAGGGCCCGACCGCACCCGACGAAGCGCAGATCGACAGGCTCTATCGCGGCGCCACGGGTGCGCTGCTCGACATGCAGGCGGCCAGCCGGCCCGGCGTCTTTCCGGACTACGACCGCGCGCTGCTCGAGCGCGAGCTGATGCTGTACCCCGACTGGTACCTCGCCCGGCACCGGGAGGCGACGCTGTCCGACTCCGACCGGAACACGCTGCGCGCCGCCTTCGATGCGCTGCTCGCCAACAACCTGGCGCAGCCGCGCGTCTACGTGCACCGCGACTACCACTCGCGCAACCTGATGGTCCTTCCCGGCGACGAGGCGGCCACGCCCGGCATCCTCGACTTCCAGGACGCGGTGTACGGGCCGGTCACCTACGACCTGGTCTCGCTGCTGCGCGACGCCTACGTGGCCTGGCCCGAGGAGCGGCAGCTCGACTGGGCGGTCCGCTGGTGGGAGAGCGCGCGCAAGCGCGGCCTGCCGGTGCCCGGCGACTTCGGCGGTTTCTGGCGCGACCTCGAGTGGATGGGCCTGCAGCGGCACCTGAAGGTGCTCGGCATCTTCGCGCGCCTGCACCATCGCGACGGCAAGGACCGCTACCTGGCCGACATGCCGCGCGTGCTGGCCGCGGCGATCGAGGTGGCGGGCCGCTACGACGCCTTCGGCCCGCTGGCGCGCCTGATCGACCGGGTCGAGAACCGCGCGCTTCGCGCCGGCTACACCTTCTGAGACCCGCCGCGATGCGCGCGATGATCCTTGCCGCCGGCCGCGGCGAGCGGATGCGCCCGCTCACCGACGACTGCCCGAAGCCGCTGCTGCGGGCCGGCGGCAAGCCGCTGATCGTGTGGCACCTCGAAGCGCTCGCCGCGGCCGGCTTTCGCGAGGTCGTCGTCAACCACGCCCACCTGGGCGCGATGATCGAACAGGCGCTCGGCGACGGCGCCCGCTGGGGCCTGCGGATCGCCTGGTCGCCCGAGAGCCCGGCGCTCGAGACGGCCGGCGGCATCGCCCGGGCCCTGCCGCTGCTCGGCAAGGACCCGTTCCTGGTGATCAACGGCGACGTCTTCTGCGACTTCCCGCTGCGGCGCGCGCGCACGATCGCCGCGCAGATGCACGCGGCGGGCCTGCTCGCCTGGTGCGTGCTGGTGCCGAACCCGCCCCAGCACCCGGAAGGCGACTTCGCGCTGGCCGACGGCCTGCTCGACGCGGGCCGCAAGGGGCTGACCTTCTCGGGCATCGGCGTGTACGACCCGGCCCTCTTCCGGGGGCTCGATCCGGACGCGCCGGCCAGGCTGGCGCCGCTGCTGCGCGAGGCCGCGGGCCGGCGCCGCGTCGGCGCCGAACTGCACGAAGGCCGGTGGATCGACGTGGGCACGCCGCAGCGGCTCGCCGCGCTCGATGCACAATTGCGTCCTCGATGACGCAGGAGCCCCCGATGCAGCCTCACGCTTCCCGACGTTCCAGGCTCGCGGCCGCGATGCGAGCGCAGGGCGGCGGCGTGGCCGTGCTCTTCACCGCGCCGGAGAAGACCCGCAACCGCGACGCGCACTTCCCCTACCGCTGGGACAGCCACTTCTACTGGCTGACCGGCTTTCCCGAGCCCGAGGCCGTGGTGGTCGTCGTCGCCGACGCGGACCGCGAGGAATCGATCCTGTTCTGCCGGGACAAGCACGAGGAGCGCGAGATCTGGGACGGCTGGCGGCACGGCCCGGACCTGGCGCGCGAGCGCTTCGGCTTCGATCGCAGCTTCACGATCGACAAGCTCGACGAGGAGATGCCGAAGCTGCTGGCCGACCGGCCCGCGATCTGGCACGCGATGGGCAGCGACGCCGGGCTCGACGCGCGGCTGCGCGGTTGGCTCGACGCGGTGCGCGCGCAGGCCCGCGCCGGCGTGACCGCGCCCGGACGCGCCTTCGATGTGCTGCACGTGCTCGACGAGATGCGGCTGGTCAAGGACGGGCACGAGCTCGACCTGATGCGGCGCGCGGCGAAGATCTCGGCGGCCGCCCACGTGCGCGCGATGCGCGCGGCGCGACCCGGTCGCCGCGAGTACGAGATCGAGGCCGAACTGCTGCACGAGTTCCGCGCCGCGGGCTCGCAGTACCCGGCCTACGGCTCGATCGTCGCGGCAGGCCGCAACGCCTGCGTGCTGCACTACGTTTCGAACGACGCGCTGATGGCCGACGGCGACCTGCTGCTGATCGACGCCGGCTGCGAGCTCGACGGCTACGCCTCCGACATCACCCGCACCTTCCCGGTCAACGGACGCTTCAGCGGCCCTCAGCGCACCCTCTACGACATCGTGCTCGCGGCCCAGCAGGCGGCGATAAGCGCCACGAGGCCGGGCGCGCGCTTCACCGACCCGCACGACGCCGCGGTGCGGGTGCTCGCGCAGGGCATGGTCGACTGCGGGCTGGTCGAAGGCAGCGTCGACGCCGCGATCGAGTCCGGCGCCTACCGCCGCTTCTACATGCACCGCACCGGCCACTGGCTCGGCATGGACGTCCACGACTGCGGCGACTACCGCGAGCCCGGCGAGCCCGCCGGCGAGGGCGGCAGGCCCTGGCGCGTGCTGCGCCCCGGCATGGTGCTCACCGTCGAGCCCGGCATCTACGTGCGGGCGGCCGACGACGTGCCCCAGGCCTTCCACGACATCGGCATCCGCATCGAGGACGACGCAGTGGTCACCGAGGGCGGCTGCGAGATCATCACCGGCGACGTGCCCAAGGCGGCCGGCGAGATCGAAGCGCTGATGCGGAGCTGATCGAACGATGGCGCGCGCTGCCCGATCCCTGCGACGACGAGCGCTGGCGTGGCGATCGGCGATGGTGCGGCGATCGGCGGCGGCGAGGCGATGACCGGCAGCGCGCCGATCCGCATCGTCGGCGGCGGCCCGGTGTCGCTGCTGCTGCGCGGCCTGCTCGTTCGCCAGGGCTTCGCATCCGCCGAGCTCGCCTGCGACCCGGTTCCGGAGACCCTGCCGCCCTGGCTCGCGCAGCGTGCGATCGCACTGTCGCTCGGCAGCTGGCAGCTGCTGACCCGGATCGCGCATCCGCCGCCGTCCGCCCCGATCACCACCGTCGAGGTCACGCTGCGAGGCGCGGCCGGTCGCACCCGGCTCACCGCCGAAGAGCTGAGCGCCCCCGCGCTCGGCCACGTCGTCCGCTACGAAGCCCTTCATCGCGCGCTGCGCGAGGGCCTGGACCGAATCGCCCCTCCCACCCCCTCCGTCCCGTCGGCTCCGTCCACCCCTTCTCCCTTCCCCCTTCCCCCTTCACTTCCCGAACCCCTTCCCCCTTCCCCTCCCTCGATCACCGTGATCGCCGACGGCAACCCCGGCGAGGACGGCCGCTCGCGCGACTTCGACCAGGCGGCGCTGCTGGCCACGGTCAGGGTCTCGCGCCCGCAGGAGGGCGTGGCCTTCGAGCGCTTCACCGACGAGGGACCGCTCGCCCTGCTGCCGCTTCCCGAGTCCGGCCTGTGGTCGCTGGTCTGGTGCGCCCCGACCGCGGTGTCGATGAAGCGACTGGCAATGCCCGCGCCGGCGCTCGCGGCCCTGCTCCGGGAGCGCTTCGGCCCGTCGCTCGGCGAGCTCGACCTTGCCGACGCGCCGCAGCTCGCGCCGCTTCATCGCAGGCTGCGCGCGAAGGTCGCCGGCGACACCGAGGTCGCGATCGGCAACGCGGCGCAGGCGCTGCACCCGGTCGCCGGGCAGGGCATGAATCTCGGCTTTCGAGACGCCTTCGCGCTCGCGCAGCGGCTCGGCGACGCGCGTGCGCGCGGCGAGCCGCCGGCGGCCGCGCTGCGCGGCTTCGCCGGCGCGCGGCGCGCCGACCGCTTCGCCACGGTTGCGGTGACCGACGCGCTCGCCACGATCTTCACCGCGCCGCTGCTGCATCCGCTCGAGTCGGTCGCGCTCGGCGCGCTGGACCTCGCCGGTCCGGCGCGCCGGACCCTCGCGCGCGCCTTCATGTTCGGCCTTCGCGCCTGAGCCGGGAGGCTCGGGCGGGCCCGGCGCCCGATCGTCCGCCGCGGGCCGGGCGCGCTCGCGCTCATATTGCGATGCACAGTTTTTAGGCAGCGCGATATGGCGTTAGAATCGCCGTCCCGCCGGCCTTCGCGCCCGTCCCCGTCCACCCCGCCGACAGATGCCCTCAGCGATGCGAATCGGTCCCTTCGCCCTGCGCAACAACGTCTTCGTTGCGCCGATGGCAGGCGTGACCGACCGGCCCTACCGTCAGCTTTGCAAGCGGCTCGGCGCGGGCTACGCGGTCTCCGAGATGGCGGCGTCGAACCCGCGGCTGTGGGCCAGCGTCAAGACCTCGCGGCGCATCGACCACGCGGGCGAGATGGAGCCGAAGGCGGTGCAACTCGCCGGCGCCGACCCCGCGATGATGGCCGAGGCCGCGCGCTTCAACGTCGATCGCGGCGCGCAGATCATCGACATCAACATGGGCTGCCCGGTCAAGAAGGTCTGCAACGCCTGGTCGGGCTCGGCGCTGATGGCCGACGAGCCGCTCGCGCGAGCGATCGTCGAGGCGGTGGCTTCGGCGGTCGGCGTGCCGGTCACCGTCAAGATGCGCACCGGCCCCACGCCCGGCTCGCGCAACGCGGTCGCGCTCGCGCGGGACTTCGAACGGGCCGGCGCGGCGATGATCACGGTGCACGGCCGCACGCGCGCCTGCGGATACGGCGGCCACGCGGAGTACGACACGATCGCCGCGGTCAAGGCCGCGGTGTCGGTGCCGGTGGTCGCCAACGGCGACATCGACAGCCCGGCAAAGGCACGCGAGGTGCTGCGGCTGACAGGCGCCGACGCGGTGATGATCGGGCGCGCCGCGCAGGGCCGGCCCTGGATCTTCCGCGAGGTCGCGCATTTCCTCGAGACGGGCACCCTGCTCGCGCCGCCCGGCCCCGCCGAGCTGCGCGCGATGCTGCGCGAGCACCTGCTCGATCACTACGCCTTCCACGGCGAGTTCACCGGCGTGCGCACCGCCCGCAAGCACGTGGGCTGGTACCTGCGCGCTTTCGAGCGCGACAGCGCGCCCGGGCGCGACGACGCGGCCGCGCCGGGCCAGGACGCCGGCGCGCTGCGCGATTTCCTCGATCGCTTCAACCGGCTCGAAGAGCCGGCGCGCCAGCTCGACGCGATCGACGCCTACCTCGACGAAACCGCGCCGGCCCGCGCGAAGGCCGCCCGCCGCATCGCCGACTGCGACGCGGCCAACGACAAGCAGTTCCGCTGGAGCCACCTGGCATGAGCAGGCAACCGAGTCTCGACGAAGCCGTATCGAAGAGCCTGGAGCGCTATTTCCGCGACCTCGAAGGCACGCCCCCGAACGCGATCTACCAGATGGTCATCCAGGCGGTCGAGCGCCCGATGCTCGAGGTCGTGATGCGCGAGGCGCAGGGCAACCAGCTTCGCGCGAGCGAGATGCTCGGCATCAACCGGAACACGCTGCGCAAGAAGCTGCAGATGCACGGAATGCTCTGAACGCAAACCCTCGAGAATCCATGACCCAGACCGACACCTCCGACAAGACGGCATCGACGATCCCGGTCCGCCGCGCGCTGATCAGCGTTTCCGACAAGACCGGCGTCGTCGAGCTCGCGCGCGCGCTCGCCTCGCTGGGCGTGGCCATCCTCTCGACCGGCGGCACCGCGAAGCTGCTGGCCGACAGCGGCGTCGCGGTCACCGAGGTCTCCGCGCACACCGGCTTTCCCGAGATGCTCGACGGCCGCGTCAAGACGCTGCACCCGAAGATCCACGGCGGCCTGCTCGCGCGGCGCGACGCGGACTCGCACATGGCGGCGATCGCCGAGCACGGCATCCCGACGATCGACCTGCTGGTGGTGAACCTCTATCCGTTCGAGGCCACCGTCGCGAAGCCCGACTGCACGCTCGAGGACGCGATCGAGAACATCGACATCGGCGGCCCGGCCATGGTCCGCTCGGGCGCCAAGAACTGGCGCGGCGTCGGCGTGCTGACATCGGCCTCGCAGTACGAGGCGGCGCTGGCCGAGATCCGCGACACCGGCGGCCTGTCCGACGCCACCCGCTTCGCGCTGGCGGTGGCCGCCTTCAACGCGATCTCCAACTACGACGGCGCGATCAGCGACTGGCTGTCGTCGCTGAACCCGGACGGCACGCGAAGCGCCTTCCCCGCGCAGAGCAACGGCCGCTTCGTCAAGCTGCAGGACCTGCGCTACGGCGAGAACCCCCACCAGGCCGCCGCGTTCTACCGCGACCTTCACCCCGCCCCGGGTTCGCTGGTCACCGCGAGCCAGTTGCAGGGCAAGGAGCTGTCGTACAACAACATCGCCGATGCCGACGCTGCCTGGGAGTGCGTGAAGAGCTTCGACGCGCCCGCCTGCGTGATCGTCAAGCATGCCAACCCCTGCGGCGTGGCCGTGGGCAAGGACTCGGCCGACGCCTACGCGCGGGCCTTCCGCACCGATCCCACTTCCGCCTTCGGCGGCATCATCGCGTTCAACCGGCCGGTCGACGGCGAGGCCGCGCGCGCGGTCTCGAAGCAGTTCGTCGAGGTGCTGCTGGCGCCCGCCTACACCGACGAGGCCCGGCAGGTGCTGTCGGCCAAGGCCAACGCGCGCGTGCTCGAGATCCCGCTCGACGGCGTGAAGCCCGACGGCGCGACAGACTGGGAGCGCGGCCGCAACTCGCACGACGTCAAGCGGATCGGCTCGGGCCTGCTGATCCAGACCGCCGACAACCGCGAGGTCGGCGCCGGCGAGCTGAAGGTCGTCACGAAGAAGGCGCCCTCGCAGGCCCAGCTCGCCGACCTGCTGTTCGCGTGGCGGGTCGCCAAGTACGTGAAGTCCAACGCGATCGTGTTCTGCGGCGACGGCGCCACGCTGGGCGTCGGCGCCGGCCAGATGAGCCGCATCGACTCGGCGCGCATCGCGTCGATCAAGGCGCAGAACGCCGGCCTCACGCTGGCCGGCTCGGTGGTCGCGTCCGACGCGTTCTTCCCGTTCCGCGACGGCCTCGACGTGGTCGTCGACGCGGGCGCGGTCGCGGTGATCCAGCCCGGCGGCTCGGTTCGCGACGACGAGGTCATCGCGGCCGCCGACGAGCGCGGCATCGCGATGGTGCTCACCGGCGTGCGGCACTTCCGGCATTGATCCGCATCCTCGGCATCGACCCCGGGCTGCGCGTCACCGGCTTCGGGGTCGTCGACGCCGACGGGCCGCGGCTTCGCTACGTCGCCAGCGGCGTGATCCGCATCGGCGGCGGCGCGCTGCCGCCGCGTCTCAAGACCGTCCACGACGGGCTGGCCGAGGTGATCCGCGAGTACCGGCCGCAGGTCGCGGCGGTCGAGATCGTCTTCGTAAACGCCAATCCGCAGTCGACGCTGCTGCTAGGCCAGGCGCGGGGGGCGGCGATCACCACCGCGGTCGTCCACGAGCTGCCGGTCAGCGAGTACACCGCGATGCAGGTCAAGCAGGCGGTGGCCGGCTACGGTCGCGCGGCCAAGGCGCAGGTCCAGGCGATGGTGCAGCGCCTGCTCGCGTTGCCCGGGCTGCCGTCCACCGACGCGGCCGACGCGCTGGCCTGCGCGATCTGCCACGCGAACGCGGCAACGATGACCGCGGCGGCGGCCGCGCAGATGGCGCCGGTGCCGCGCGGCCGGTCCGGGCGCGGCCTGAGGATGCGCGCGGGGCGGCTGCGCTGATCCCGCCTGCGCCGGGCCCGTCCGCCGTCGCCCGGCGCGGCGCCTCCGGCTTCGGCTAAACTGCATCGATGATCGGTCGCCTGTCCGGAATCCTGCTCGAGAAGAACCCGCCGATGGTGCTGGTCGACGCCGGCGGCGTCGGCTACGAGGTCGACGTGCCGATGAGCACCTTCTACGACCTGCCGGCCGTCGGCCAGAAGGTCGTGCTGCTGGTCCAGCAGGTGGTGCGCGAGGACGCCCACCTGCTCTACGGCTTCCTCACCGCCGGCGAACGCGACGCCTTCCGCGAGCTGATCAAGGTGGCCGGCGTCGGCCCGCGCACCGCGCTGGCGGTTCTCTCGGGCATGTCGGTCGGCGACCTCGCCCGCGCGGTGGCCGCCCAGGAGAGCGCACGGCTGGTCAAGGTGCCCGGCATCGGCAAGAAGACCGCCGAGCGGCTGCTGCTCGAGCTCAAGGGCAGGCTCGCGCCCGAACTGCCCGGGGCGGCGGGCCGGGGCCCGGTCGACGAGGCCGGCGCCGACGTGCTGCGCGCGCTGCTCGCGCTCGGCTACTCCGAGCGCGAGGCGACGGCGGCGGTCAAGCAACTGCCCGCCGACGTCGCGGTGTCCGAGGGCATCCGGCAGGCGCTGCGCAACCTGGCCAAGCCATGATCGAGCACGACCGGCTGATCGCGCCGTCGGCGGCCACGCCCGCCGAAGAGGCGGTCGAGCGCGCGCTGCGCCCCAAGCGGCTCGCCGACTACGTGGGGCAGCCGCGCATCCGCGAGCAGCTCGAGATCTTCATCGGCGCCGCGCGCGCGCGCGCCGAGGCGCTCGACCACGTCCTGCTGTTCGGCCCCCCGGGCCTGGGCAAGACCACGCTCGCGCACATCATCGCCGCGGAAATGGGCGTGGGCCTGCGCCAGACCTCGGGCCCGGTGCTGGAGAAGCCCGGCGACCTGGCCGCGCTGCTCACGAACCTCGAGAAGAACGACGTGCTCTTCATCGACGAGATCCACCGGCTGAGCCCGGTCGTCGAGGAGATCCTGTACCCGGCTCTCGAGGACTACCAGATCGACATCATGATCGGCGAGGGCCCGGCCGCCCGCTCGATCAAGCTCGACCTGCAGCCCTTCACGCTGGTCGGCGCCACCACGCGCGCCGGCATGCTCACGAACCCGCTGCGCGACCGCTTCGGCATCATCGCGCGGCTCGAGTTCTACGAAGTGGCCGACCTCGCGCTGATCGTCGCCCGTTCCGCCCAGCTGCTCGGCGCGCAGGTCACCGACGACGGCGCGCTCGAGATCGCCAGGCGCTCGCGCGGCACGCCGCGGATCGCCAACCGGCTGCTTCGCCGGGTGCGCGACTACGCCGAGGTGAAGGCCCGGGGCCTGATCGACGCGAAGGTCGCGGATGCGGCGCTTTCCATGCTCGAGGTCGACGCCGCCGGCTTCGACCTGATGGACCGCAAGCTGCTCGAGGCGATCGTCCACCGCTTCGGCGGCGGGCCGGTCGGCCTCGACAACCTCGCCGCGGCGATCGGCGAGGAGCGCGACACGATCGAGGACGTGCTCGAGCCCTACCTGATCCAGCAGGGCTACCTGCAGCGCACGCCGCGCGGCCGCGTCGCCAGCGCCGCCGCCTGGCGCCACCTTGGGCTGGCCGCGCCCGGGCGCGCCGAACCCGGGCTCTGGGCCGACGACGCGCCGCAGGCCGGATGATCGATCCGTTTCTCCACCGGCTCAGGCAGGCCACGCCGCACGCCCGGGTCACCGGCACGCTGATCGCGCTGAACCTGCTGGTCTGGCTGGCGAACCTCGCCGACGGCCTGAACCCGGTGCTGCCCGACGCTCGCGAGCTGCTCGCCTGGGGCGGAAACCTGCTGCCGCTGACGCAACGCGAGCCCTGGCGGCTGGTCAGCGCGATGTTCCTGCACGCGGGCATCATCCACCTGGCCTTCAACATGTGGGCCCTGTGGAACGTCGGCAGCATCTCCGAGCGCTTCTACGGCAACACGCAATTCGCGCTGATCTACCTGCTCTCCGGCCTGTTCGGCTCGCTGGCCAGCCTGTTCTTCGCGGCGCGCACCGCCGTGTCGGTCGGCGCGTCGGGCGCGATCTTCGGGATCACCGGCGCGCTGCTGGCGGCCATCCTGCTCAAGCGCGACAAGCTGCCGGGGCCGCTGGTGGCCTCGATGCGCTCGTCGCTGTTCATGTTCGT
This genomic window from Zeimonas sediminis contains:
- the dusB gene encoding tRNA dihydrouridine synthase DusB, which codes for MRIGPFALRNNVFVAPMAGVTDRPYRQLCKRLGAGYAVSEMAASNPRLWASVKTSRRIDHAGEMEPKAVQLAGADPAMMAEAARFNVDRGAQIIDINMGCPVKKVCNAWSGSALMADEPLARAIVEAVASAVGVPVTVKMRTGPTPGSRNAVALARDFERAGAAMITVHGRTRACGYGGHAEYDTIAAVKAAVSVPVVANGDIDSPAKAREVLRLTGADAVMIGRAAQGRPWIFREVAHFLETGTLLAPPGPAELRAMLREHLLDHYAFHGEFTGVRTARKHVGWYLRAFERDSAPGRDDAAAPGQDAGALRDFLDRFNRLEEPARQLDAIDAYLDETAPARAKAARRIADCDAANDKQFRWSHLA
- a CDS encoding helix-turn-helix domain-containing protein codes for the protein MSRQPSLDEAVSKSLERYFRDLEGTPPNAIYQMVIQAVERPMLEVVMREAQGNQLRASEMLGINRNTLRKKLQMHGML
- a CDS encoding aminopeptidase P N-terminal domain-containing protein codes for the protein MQPHASRRSRLAAAMRAQGGGVAVLFTAPEKTRNRDAHFPYRWDSHFYWLTGFPEPEAVVVVVADADREESILFCRDKHEEREIWDGWRHGPDLARERFGFDRSFTIDKLDEEMPKLLADRPAIWHAMGSDAGLDARLRGWLDAVRAQARAGVTAPGRAFDVLHVLDEMRLVKDGHELDLMRRAAKISAAAHVRAMRAARPGRREYEIEAELLHEFRAAGSQYPAYGSIVAAGRNACVLHYVSNDALMADGDLLLIDAGCELDGYASDITRTFPVNGRFSGPQRTLYDIVLAAQQAAISATRPGARFTDPHDAAVRVLAQGMVDCGLVEGSVDAAIESGAYRRFYMHRTGHWLGMDVHDCGDYREPGEPAGEGGRPWRVLRPGMVLTVEPGIYVRAADDVPQAFHDIGIRIEDDAVVTEGGCEIITGDVPKAAGEIEALMRS
- the ruvC gene encoding crossover junction endodeoxyribonuclease RuvC; this translates as MRILGIDPGLRVTGFGVVDADGPRLRYVASGVIRIGGGALPPRLKTVHDGLAEVIREYRPQVAAVEIVFVNANPQSTLLLGQARGAAITTAVVHELPVSEYTAMQVKQAVAGYGRAAKAQVQAMVQRLLALPGLPSTDAADALACAICHANAATMTAAAAAQMAPVPRGRSGRGLRMRAGRLR
- a CDS encoding FAD-dependent monooxygenase — protein: MAIGDGAAIGGGEAMTGSAPIRIVGGGPVSLLLRGLLVRQGFASAELACDPVPETLPPWLAQRAIALSLGSWQLLTRIAHPPPSAPITTVEVTLRGAAGRTRLTAEELSAPALGHVVRYEALHRALREGLDRIAPPTPSVPSAPSTPSPFPLPPSLPEPLPPSPPSITVIADGNPGEDGRSRDFDQAALLATVRVSRPQEGVAFERFTDEGPLALLPLPESGLWSLVWCAPTAVSMKRLAMPAPALAALLRERFGPSLGELDLADAPQLAPLHRRLRAKVAGDTEVAIGNAAQALHPVAGQGMNLGFRDAFALAQRLGDARARGEPPAAALRGFAGARRADRFATVAVTDALATIFTAPLLHPLESVALGALDLAGPARRTLARAFMFGLRA
- the purH gene encoding bifunctional phosphoribosylaminoimidazolecarboxamide formyltransferase/IMP cyclohydrolase → MTQTDTSDKTASTIPVRRALISVSDKTGVVELARALASLGVAILSTGGTAKLLADSGVAVTEVSAHTGFPEMLDGRVKTLHPKIHGGLLARRDADSHMAAIAEHGIPTIDLLVVNLYPFEATVAKPDCTLEDAIENIDIGGPAMVRSGAKNWRGVGVLTSASQYEAALAEIRDTGGLSDATRFALAVAAFNAISNYDGAISDWLSSLNPDGTRSAFPAQSNGRFVKLQDLRYGENPHQAAAFYRDLHPAPGSLVTASQLQGKELSYNNIADADAAWECVKSFDAPACVIVKHANPCGVAVGKDSADAYARAFRTDPTSAFGGIIAFNRPVDGEAARAVSKQFVEVLLAPAYTDEARQVLSAKANARVLEIPLDGVKPDGATDWERGRNSHDVKRIGSGLLIQTADNREVGAGELKVVTKKAPSQAQLADLLFAWRVAKYVKSNAIVFCGDGATLGVGAGQMSRIDSARIASIKAQNAGLTLAGSVVASDAFFPFRDGLDVVVDAGAVAVIQPGGSVRDDEVIAAADERGIAMVLTGVRHFRH